A genomic stretch from Kribbella amoyensis includes:
- a CDS encoding nitric oxide synthase oxygenase, which yields MKTQHEEPRNLCPVATTGEVTRSSPERTLWSADLDKVRAAAEEFLELFHNENPRAAPIRPRIAAVMREIDMTGTYWHTPAELAFGARVAWRNNARCIGRLYWNSLQVRDLRAVSDAAGVAEQCFDHLRAAHNGGKIRPMISIFAPETSIRPAPRIWNEQLIRYAGYDQPSHRVIGDPRYRAFTAEVIKRGWTPPEHPGAFDVLPLVVETVDEGPRMFDVPSSVVHEVPLEHPELPWFAELGMRWHAVPVISNNRLEIGGVSYPAAPFNGWYMGTEIGARNLGDNDRYALVPQVAERMGLDTSDEATLWRDRALVEINRAVLHSFQANEITITDHHTESRRFLVHLEKEERAGRSCPADWSWIVPPMSGSQTPVFHRYYDAEDLVPNFFADDEIAHRALHGAPPAFR from the coding sequence ATGAAGACGCAGCACGAAGAACCGAGGAACCTCTGCCCCGTCGCGACGACGGGTGAGGTGACCAGGTCCAGCCCGGAGCGCACCCTCTGGAGCGCCGACCTCGACAAGGTCCGGGCCGCGGCCGAGGAGTTCCTCGAGCTCTTCCACAACGAGAACCCGCGAGCTGCGCCGATCCGGCCGCGGATCGCCGCCGTGATGCGCGAGATCGACATGACCGGGACGTACTGGCACACCCCGGCGGAGCTGGCCTTCGGCGCGCGCGTCGCCTGGCGCAACAACGCCCGGTGCATCGGGCGGCTGTACTGGAACAGTCTGCAGGTCCGCGATCTGCGGGCGGTCTCCGACGCCGCTGGTGTCGCAGAGCAGTGCTTCGACCATCTGCGCGCGGCTCACAACGGCGGCAAGATCCGGCCGATGATCAGCATCTTCGCCCCCGAGACCTCGATCCGGCCCGCCCCGAGGATCTGGAACGAGCAGCTCATCCGGTACGCCGGGTACGACCAGCCGAGTCACCGCGTCATCGGGGATCCGCGCTACCGGGCCTTCACCGCCGAGGTGATCAAGCGCGGGTGGACGCCACCCGAACACCCCGGCGCCTTCGACGTCCTCCCCCTCGTCGTCGAGACCGTCGACGAGGGACCGCGGATGTTCGACGTCCCCAGCTCAGTGGTCCACGAGGTCCCGCTCGAGCACCCTGAGCTGCCCTGGTTCGCCGAGCTGGGGATGCGCTGGCACGCGGTCCCGGTGATCAGCAACAACCGGCTCGAGATCGGCGGCGTCTCGTACCCGGCGGCCCCGTTCAACGGGTGGTACATGGGGACCGAGATCGGCGCCCGCAACCTGGGCGACAACGACCGGTACGCCCTGGTCCCGCAGGTCGCGGAGCGGATGGGCCTGGACACCTCCGACGAGGCGACGCTGTGGCGGGACCGGGCCCTGGTCGAGATCAACCGGGCCGTTCTGCACTCGTTCCAGGCGAACGAAATCACCATCACCGACCACCACACCGAGTCGCGGAGGTTCCTCGTCCACCTGGAGAAGGAGGAGCGGGCCGGCCGTTCGTGTCCGGCCGACTGGAGCTGGATCGTGCCGCCGATGTCCGGCTCGCAGACCCCGGTCTTCCACCGGTACTACGACGCCGAGGACCTGGTGCCGAACTTCTTCGCCGACGACGAGATCGCGCACCGGGCCCTCCACGGAGCTCCTCCCGCGTTCCGCTGA
- a CDS encoding FGGY-family carbohydrate kinase yields MSWLGIDIGTTNTKVCLLPEGRIRTVPTPTDAAALQRETLHLIAEVGDGQRIEGVGLSGMAETGVPLGSELEPLTKLITWRDQPGVDQAARLAEDIGHQALFARTGLRLSAKLPVTTWRWLADTTSFLRRTRLWAGAPDLVLAALTGTYATHLTHAQRYGVLDLRRRTWDEELLAWGGLDRLPDIAEPFAITARTTHGVLPSGTPVVLCGHDHLVGAWAAGVREPGEVADSLGTSEAVVTPSSAPVLDDVLRLQGISSGWYADGRRGCAISGNGAAGGLVEQRLAYFDRDYRWLVEVLDHVGPPSDHVIAPYPNGRQAPSPDPTPRYDVRGAAADPAEEMRALVDALSYHARWMAEEQTRLLGIEWRSTVALGGPTRLDGWMRRKALASGGRDFAVVHGEATAAEGAALMAAEVVSGQPSVPLESQVVKVFPQLVDQWNGEAWHRFHKVVSEPHRPT; encoded by the coding sequence GTGTCATGGCTCGGGATCGACATCGGGACGACGAACACGAAGGTCTGCCTGCTCCCGGAGGGCCGGATCCGCACCGTGCCCACACCGACGGACGCGGCCGCGCTGCAGCGGGAGACGCTCCACCTGATTGCCGAGGTCGGTGACGGGCAGCGGATCGAGGGCGTGGGCCTGTCCGGCATGGCGGAGACGGGTGTGCCGCTCGGGAGTGAGCTGGAGCCGCTGACCAAGCTCATCACCTGGCGCGACCAGCCCGGCGTCGACCAGGCCGCGCGCCTCGCCGAGGACATCGGCCACCAGGCGCTGTTCGCGCGGACTGGGCTCCGGCTCAGCGCGAAACTGCCCGTGACCACCTGGCGCTGGCTGGCCGACACGACCTCCTTTCTCCGGCGTACCAGGCTGTGGGCGGGTGCACCGGACCTCGTACTCGCTGCGCTGACGGGTACGTATGCCACCCACCTCACCCACGCCCAGCGGTACGGCGTCCTCGATCTACGGCGGCGTACCTGGGACGAGGAGTTGCTCGCGTGGGGCGGTCTGGATCGGCTGCCCGACATCGCGGAGCCGTTCGCGATCACGGCGCGCACCACTCACGGCGTACTGCCGAGTGGGACGCCCGTGGTGTTGTGCGGCCATGACCACCTGGTCGGGGCATGGGCGGCCGGCGTCCGGGAGCCAGGGGAGGTCGCGGACTCGCTCGGTACGTCGGAGGCCGTGGTCACGCCGAGCAGCGCTCCCGTCCTCGACGACGTGCTCCGGCTTCAGGGCATCAGCTCTGGTTGGTACGCCGATGGACGGCGTGGCTGCGCGATCTCCGGGAACGGTGCCGCGGGTGGTCTGGTCGAGCAGCGGCTCGCGTACTTCGATCGGGACTACCGCTGGCTCGTCGAGGTCCTGGACCACGTCGGACCACCCAGCGACCACGTGATCGCGCCGTACCCGAATGGACGGCAAGCGCCTTCTCCGGACCCGACCCCGCGGTACGACGTACGTGGGGCAGCGGCTGATCCGGCGGAGGAGATGCGGGCGCTCGTGGATGCGTTGAGCTATCACGCGCGCTGGATGGCCGAGGAGCAGACGCGGTTGCTTGGGATCGAGTGGCGCAGCACTGTCGCACTCGGTGGGCCGACGCGGCTCGACGGGTGGATGCGGCGGAAGGCGTTGGCGAGTGGCGGCCGGGACTTCGCCGTCGTCCACGGTGAGGCGACGGCCGCGGAGGGCGCTGCGTTGATGGCGGCCGAGGTGGTTTCCGGGCAGCCGTCGGTACCGCTGGAATCCCAGGTGGTCAAGGTTTTTCCACAGCTGGTGGACCAGTGGAATGGCGAAGCCTGGCATCGATTCCATAAGGTGGTGTCCGAGCCCCACCGGCCGACCTGA
- a CDS encoding SAM-dependent methyltransferase, which produces MTDQSISLQPVAHVVGGRIEPTDDYWGGTRSIIRIDSALFDSESTKGLDEFSHLEVVFHFHLTDKTDLHLGARRARDNPEWPEVGTFGHRNMRRLNWLGVSRCRLLEVDGLDLLVEDLDAVDGTPVLDIKPWFAEFGARGAVHQPSWPTEMLGNYFAPHH; this is translated from the coding sequence ATGACTGACCAGTCGATCTCTCTGCAGCCTGTCGCTCACGTCGTCGGCGGGCGGATTGAGCCCACCGATGACTACTGGGGTGGCACGCGCTCGATCATCCGGATCGACAGCGCTCTCTTCGACAGTGAATCCACCAAAGGTCTCGACGAGTTCTCACACCTTGAGGTCGTCTTCCACTTTCATCTGACCGACAAGACCGATCTGCACCTCGGTGCTCGACGGGCGCGGGACAATCCCGAGTGGCCCGAGGTGGGGACCTTCGGTCATCGGAACATGCGCCGGCTCAACTGGCTGGGCGTATCCCGTTGTCGTCTGCTCGAGGTCGATGGGCTGGATCTACTTGTCGAGGATCTGGACGCCGTTGACGGGACTCCGGTTCTCGACATCAAGCCGTGGTTCGCCGAGTTCGGGGCTCGCGGTGCTGTCCACCAACCGTCGTGGCCGACCGAGATGCTCGGCAACTACTTCGCGCCGCACCACTAG
- a CDS encoding DinB family protein, which produces MSFTAPGERQQLNRVADERETLTQQLDFHRATLLHKLDGLDDEQLRRPMTASGLSLLGLVKHLAGTEQGWFLKIFGGSDEPDLFDPDTEFQVRPEETADELVEAYLRTCDRAREVVAAGALDDVVTTPWGAPVNLRAILAHLIQETARHNGHADIIREALDGTTGD; this is translated from the coding sequence ATGAGCTTCACGGCACCCGGCGAACGGCAGCAGTTGAATCGCGTGGCCGACGAGCGCGAGACACTCACCCAACAACTCGACTTCCACCGAGCGACCCTCCTGCACAAGCTGGACGGCCTCGACGACGAACAACTGCGCCGGCCGATGACCGCATCCGGGCTGAGTTTGCTCGGCCTGGTGAAACACCTGGCCGGTACCGAACAGGGCTGGTTCCTGAAGATCTTCGGGGGAAGCGACGAGCCAGATCTGTTCGACCCGGACACAGAGTTCCAGGTCAGGCCGGAGGAGACCGCGGACGAGCTGGTCGAGGCGTACCTGCGCACCTGCGACCGAGCGCGCGAGGTCGTGGCGGCAGGAGCCCTCGACGACGTCGTCACCACACCCTGGGGCGCGCCGGTCAACCTCCGCGCAATCCTCGCCCACCTGATCCAAGAGACCGCCCGCCACAACGGCCACGCCGACATCATCCGAGAAGCCCTCGACGGCACCACCGGCGATTGA
- a CDS encoding alpha/beta fold hydrolase: protein MQSAEVLPDGSRIRWVELAGDGPPLVFVHGLGASSPAYYGSVAGRPEFAGRRRLLVDLLGFGISDRPEDFGYTLEDHADALATALRTAGTGGADLVAHSMGGAVAITLAVRHPDLVKRLVLVDANLDPLTPGTGVGSSRIAGYTETEFVDRGWAETLDRVGAHWAATMRLSGRVALYRTAVHLVRGTSPSMRDHLHALGVPRTFLHPVDDAPGGEEALAKAGVRLVPVESGHNVMLDNPDAFTAAVVAATA from the coding sequence ATGCAGAGTGCCGAGGTACTACCCGACGGCTCGCGGATCAGGTGGGTCGAGCTCGCGGGGGACGGGCCGCCCCTGGTGTTCGTCCACGGTCTCGGAGCGAGCTCACCCGCGTACTACGGGTCGGTGGCCGGCCGTCCTGAGTTCGCCGGGCGCCGGCGGTTGCTGGTGGACCTGCTCGGCTTCGGGATCAGCGATCGTCCCGAGGATTTCGGGTACACGCTGGAGGACCACGCGGACGCCCTCGCCACAGCGCTCCGTACGGCGGGTACGGGCGGGGCTGATCTGGTCGCGCACAGCATGGGCGGCGCCGTGGCGATCACGCTGGCCGTGCGTCACCCGGACCTGGTCAAACGGCTCGTCCTGGTCGACGCGAACCTGGACCCGCTGACTCCGGGTACGGGCGTGGGGAGTTCGCGGATCGCCGGGTACACCGAGACCGAGTTCGTGGACCGTGGCTGGGCCGAGACGCTCGACCGGGTCGGTGCGCACTGGGCGGCCACGATGCGGCTGAGTGGGCGGGTGGCCCTCTATCGGACCGCGGTCCACCTGGTTCGTGGGACCAGCCCGAGCATGCGGGACCACTTGCACGCGCTCGGCGTACCGCGGACGTTCCTGCACCCGGTGGACGATGCACCGGGTGGGGAGGAGGCGCTCGCAAAGGCAGGTGTGCGCCTCGTGCCGGTGGAGTCGGGGCACAACGTCATGCTCGACAACCCGGATGCCTTCACGGCCGCGGTCGTCGCTGCCACGGCCTAG
- a CDS encoding class I SAM-dependent methyltransferase, translating into MVRASEIALNRELWALVNERFTGPAAAALWSRPEMGWGLYGVPERRLGVLGEVDGLDVLELACGTAYWSAWLTRAGARVVAVDLSMEQLTTARTLQRSTGPAFPLVQADAEHVPLASASFDLVLSEHGAAAWCDPEYWLPEVARVLRPGGLLVFLTNTVLSALCVPEDEGVATSSLQRGQRAAYHVRWPGGGAEFHPSHGDWIRLLRRFGFHIEALHELYAPQDAPDHPYYEIVSADWASQWPAEELWVARRTLEAVTHNG; encoded by the coding sequence GTGGTGCGCGCTTCGGAGATCGCGCTGAACCGCGAGCTGTGGGCCCTGGTCAACGAGCGGTTCACCGGTCCGGCGGCAGCGGCGCTGTGGTCCCGGCCGGAGATGGGCTGGGGCTTGTACGGGGTGCCGGAGCGGCGGCTCGGCGTACTCGGTGAGGTCGACGGCCTCGACGTACTCGAGCTGGCCTGCGGTACGGCGTACTGGTCGGCCTGGTTGACGAGGGCGGGTGCCCGCGTGGTGGCCGTCGACCTGTCGATGGAGCAGCTGACCACGGCCCGCACTCTGCAACGGAGTACGGGTCCCGCCTTCCCACTGGTACAAGCGGACGCCGAACACGTACCGCTCGCCTCCGCCTCCTTCGACCTCGTGCTGAGCGAACACGGTGCCGCAGCGTGGTGCGACCCGGAGTACTGGCTGCCCGAGGTTGCACGGGTACTGCGGCCGGGTGGACTGCTCGTGTTCCTCACCAACACCGTGCTTTCCGCGCTCTGCGTACCGGAGGACGAGGGGGTTGCCACCAGCAGCCTTCAACGCGGACAGCGCGCTGCGTACCACGTCCGCTGGCCCGGTGGTGGGGCCGAGTTCCACCCGTCGCACGGGGACTGGATCCGGCTTCTGCGGCGCTTCGGCTTCCACATCGAGGCGCTGCACGAGCTCTACGCGCCGCAGGACGCACCGGACCACCCGTACTACGAGATCGTCAGCGCGGACTGGGCCTCCCAGTGGCCCGCCGAGGAACTCTGGGTAGCCCGGCGAACCCTGGAGGCTGTCACCCACAACGGATGA
- a CDS encoding dihydrofolate reductase family protein, giving the protein MTAIYTFDIFATLDGFGSYTEDGDWGGYWGKQGPEFLDRRLALYSEKQRLVLGGNTFRQFVDALGPSVEEAKVDDPVNQRMMSLPTTVVSSSLEGPLAWSNAKLESDDAVDVVARLKKESDVPLRSNGSLSLNRSLLAAGLVDRVQLTIFPVISGRTGADPIFAGAEDFDLELLESRTLDGHTQELIYRPTRHA; this is encoded by the coding sequence GTGACCGCGATCTACACCTTCGACATCTTCGCCACGCTGGACGGCTTCGGCTCGTACACCGAAGACGGCGACTGGGGCGGGTACTGGGGTAAGCAGGGTCCGGAGTTCCTCGACCGCCGCCTCGCCCTGTACAGCGAGAAGCAGCGGCTGGTCCTCGGCGGCAACACCTTCCGGCAGTTCGTGGACGCGCTCGGTCCGTCCGTCGAGGAGGCCAAGGTGGACGACCCGGTGAACCAGCGGATGATGAGCCTGCCGACCACCGTGGTGTCGAGCAGCCTGGAAGGTCCTCTCGCCTGGTCGAACGCGAAGTTGGAGAGCGACGACGCCGTCGACGTCGTCGCCCGCCTGAAGAAGGAGTCCGACGTACCCCTGCGGTCCAACGGCAGCCTGTCCCTGAACCGGTCGTTGCTGGCCGCGGGCCTGGTCGACCGGGTCCAGCTGACGATCTTCCCGGTGATCTCGGGCCGGACCGGAGCGGACCCGATCTTCGCCGGTGCCGAGGACTTCGACCTCGAACTGCTCGAGTCCCGGACCCTCGACGGCCACACCCAGGAGCTGATCTACCGACCCACCCGGCACGCCTGA
- a CDS encoding globin domain-containing protein — protein sequence MDANALQHSWDQVTRHGEQVPLYFYSHLFVSYPEVRSLFPLSMSNQRDKFVSALGRIVSHAGQIENDASFLQHLGRDHRKYAVVAEHYNAVGASLCATLKHFLGPEWDEDLAAQWTAAYQVIARIMVEAAEGSSESSPDWWDAEVVAVERRTMDLTLLTVQPRHGLQFVPGQSLSMEIPQRPRLWRYFSPANAPRRDGTIDLHIQQIDGGQVSPTVVRSLKVGDMVKLGAPVGDRLTRRPGDVRDLLMVAGGTGLAPLLAVLEQIDNEWRRTQTAPRVHLLHGVRMAWHLYDRPRLRELAQTRPWFDYTEVVSDDPSYPGKRGKVGTIAARQDLHGRMAMVCGGPQMVAHTLERLSAAGLPTEQIQYEHFYYAAADDHTAQPELTRSGDIQ from the coding sequence ATGGATGCAAACGCCCTGCAGCACAGCTGGGATCAGGTGACGAGGCACGGAGAACAGGTACCGCTGTACTTCTACTCGCATCTGTTCGTGTCGTACCCCGAGGTGCGGTCGCTGTTCCCGCTGTCGATGTCGAACCAGCGGGACAAGTTCGTCAGCGCGCTCGGCCGGATCGTCAGTCATGCCGGCCAGATCGAGAACGACGCGAGCTTCCTGCAACACCTCGGTCGTGACCACCGCAAGTACGCCGTCGTCGCGGAGCACTACAACGCGGTCGGTGCCTCGCTCTGCGCGACCCTGAAACACTTCCTCGGGCCCGAGTGGGACGAGGATCTCGCCGCGCAATGGACCGCGGCCTACCAGGTGATCGCGCGGATCATGGTCGAGGCGGCGGAGGGCTCTTCGGAGTCCAGCCCGGACTGGTGGGACGCCGAAGTGGTCGCGGTCGAGCGGCGGACCATGGACCTCACCCTGCTGACGGTCCAGCCCCGGCACGGGTTGCAGTTCGTCCCCGGTCAGTCGCTGTCGATGGAGATTCCGCAACGTCCGCGGCTGTGGCGGTACTTCAGCCCGGCCAACGCCCCCCGCCGGGACGGCACGATCGACCTGCATATTCAGCAGATCGACGGTGGCCAGGTGAGCCCGACCGTGGTGCGGTCCCTCAAGGTCGGCGACATGGTGAAGCTGGGGGCTCCGGTCGGCGATCGGCTGACCCGGCGACCGGGTGATGTCCGGGACCTGCTGATGGTCGCCGGCGGGACCGGTCTGGCGCCCCTCCTCGCTGTGCTCGAGCAGATCGACAACGAGTGGCGGCGGACGCAGACGGCGCCGCGGGTCCATCTGCTGCACGGCGTTCGGATGGCGTGGCATCTCTACGACCGTCCCCGGCTCCGGGAACTGGCCCAGACGCGGCCGTGGTTCGACTACACGGAGGTCGTGTCGGACGACCCGTCCTATCCGGGGAAGCGCGGGAAGGTCGGCACGATCGCGGCCCGGCAGGACCTGCACGGCCGGATGGCGATGGTCTGCGGCGGCCCTCAGATGGTCGCGCACACGCTGGAGCGGTTGTCCGCCGCCGGTCTGCCGACCGAGCAGATCCAGTACGAGCACTTCTACTACGCGGCTGCGGACGATCACACCGCCCAGCCGGAACTGACCAGGTCAGGAGACATCCAGTGA
- a CDS encoding polyprenol monophosphomannose synthase — MGESSSKIIVVVPTYNERDNLPVLAGLLADLDVPGLQLLVVDDNSPDGTGDVADELAKAAPERIGVLHRTEKDGLGRAYVAGITRALSEDADIVIQMDADLSHPATVVPTMVETLRTTDAGVVIGSRYVPGGSAAAEWAWHRRALSAWANFYVNAILRLHVKDATAGFKAWKADTLRAIDVPSIQSNGYSFQVEMNYRAVRRGFRIAEVPIRFEERTHGASKMSLKVQLESALMPWKLLVRR, encoded by the coding sequence ATGGGCGAGAGCTCCTCCAAGATCATCGTCGTCGTCCCGACCTACAACGAGCGGGACAACCTGCCGGTGCTGGCCGGCCTGCTCGCGGACCTCGACGTCCCCGGGCTGCAGCTGCTCGTCGTCGACGACAACTCCCCCGACGGCACCGGTGACGTGGCCGACGAGCTGGCCAAGGCCGCACCGGAGCGGATCGGCGTGCTGCACCGCACCGAGAAGGACGGACTCGGCCGCGCGTACGTGGCCGGGATCACCCGGGCCCTGTCCGAGGACGCCGACATCGTCATCCAGATGGACGCGGACCTGTCCCACCCGGCCACCGTCGTCCCGACCATGGTCGAGACCCTGCGGACCACCGACGCGGGCGTCGTGATCGGGTCCCGGTACGTCCCGGGTGGGTCGGCCGCCGCGGAATGGGCCTGGCACCGCCGTGCGCTCTCCGCCTGGGCGAACTTCTACGTGAACGCGATCCTGCGGCTGCACGTCAAGGACGCCACGGCCGGCTTCAAGGCCTGGAAGGCGGACACATTGCGCGCGATCGACGTCCCCTCGATCCAGAGCAACGGGTACTCGTTCCAGGTCGAGATGAACTACCGGGCGGTCCGCCGCGGCTTCCGGATCGCCGAGGTCCCGATCCGCTTCGAGGAGCGCACCCATGGCGCCTCCAAGATGAGCCTGAAGGTCCAGCTGGAGTCCGCCCTGATGCCGTGGAAGCTCCTCGTCCGCCGCTGA
- a CDS encoding DivIVA domain-containing protein, translating to MTKSKRRHDSPRYQTPASIREETFQRRMRGLDADQVHDYLDLLADQMQATEKMLDETRAENTRLQTEVQRGQAEVQRGQAELKRVQAELEDYEQAGDRVNEQIVQLFSQAQLVAEEMVQDVSRDARERIDHARAHERQIVAEAMETAGQHVRSYAQSAQAQMQSIVDSFATEVDRIGGASQAGPSQAGASLAGGSGAPAPNREGLDDLGNWKKPFPNGSGPRHSGSA from the coding sequence GTGACGAAGAGCAAGCGCCGCCACGACTCTCCGCGCTACCAGACGCCCGCGTCGATCCGGGAAGAGACGTTCCAGCGGCGGATGCGCGGCCTCGACGCCGACCAGGTGCACGACTACCTCGACCTGCTGGCCGACCAGATGCAGGCCACGGAGAAGATGCTCGACGAAACCCGGGCGGAGAACACCCGGCTCCAGACGGAGGTCCAGCGCGGCCAGGCGGAAGTACAGCGTGGACAGGCGGAGCTGAAGCGCGTGCAGGCAGAGCTGGAGGACTACGAGCAGGCCGGCGACCGCGTGAACGAGCAGATCGTCCAGCTGTTCAGCCAGGCGCAGCTCGTGGCCGAGGAGATGGTCCAGGACGTCAGCCGGGACGCCCGCGAGCGCATCGACCACGCCCGCGCGCACGAACGCCAGATCGTCGCGGAGGCCATGGAGACGGCCGGGCAGCACGTTCGGTCGTACGCGCAGAGCGCCCAGGCACAGATGCAGTCGATCGTGGACTCCTTCGCCACCGAGGTCGACCGGATCGGCGGCGCGTCCCAGGCCGGCCCGTCCCAGGCCGGCGCGTCCTTGGCCGGCGGGTCGGGCGCCCCGGCGCCGAACAGGGAGGGGCTGGACGACTTGGGCAACTGGAAGAAGCCGTTCCCGAACGGGAGTGGCCCGCGGCATTCGGGCTCGGCCTGA
- a CDS encoding carboxymuconolactone decarboxylase family protein, producing MKGRPMRLEILNTGYTRGTKVLFTMIRMFSGHPAPDAARLVFYRPDFYGDRAKAFTQEAMRGPSAWPVADRELMAAYISRKNNNAFCTAAHTATATRAASDAARVTAVMTDLDSAPIDEPLRATLRLLAKLTQEGTVTAEDVRAVLATGATSEQVEDALAVCAAFNTTNRLADAFGFEQLSPDGFEAGAKYLLKRGYA from the coding sequence ATGAAGGGCCGGCCCATGCGTCTTGAGATCCTCAACACCGGGTACACCCGCGGTACCAAAGTGCTCTTCACGATGATCCGGATGTTCTCCGGTCACCCGGCCCCGGACGCCGCGCGCCTCGTCTTCTACCGCCCGGACTTCTACGGCGACCGCGCCAAGGCCTTCACCCAGGAAGCAATGCGCGGCCCCTCCGCCTGGCCGGTCGCCGACCGTGAACTGATGGCCGCCTACATCTCCCGGAAGAACAACAACGCCTTTTGCACAGCAGCCCACACCGCCACCGCCACGCGGGCCGCTTCGGACGCCGCACGCGTCACGGCCGTAATGACCGACTTGGACTCGGCCCCGATCGACGAACCGCTCCGCGCGACCCTTCGACTCCTCGCGAAGCTGACCCAAGAAGGCACGGTCACCGCCGAGGACGTCAGGGCGGTCCTCGCGACAGGCGCCACCAGCGAACAGGTCGAAGACGCCCTCGCGGTCTGCGCGGCCTTCAACACGACCAACCGCCTGGCCGACGCGTTCGGCTTCGAGCAACTCAGCCCGGACGGTTTCGAGGCGGGCGCGAAGTACCTGCTCAAACGCGGGTACGCCTAG
- a CDS encoding nucleotidyltransferase domain-containing protein codes for MSSEEVRSRLTALVEARDRWLEETIPTVEAKAVWLIGSHGEGRGDAWSDLDLLVVEGRCLLDDALLTIELPDNGPAGGGYVGAMYDVNGLPLWVDWYEWPSAAPIPTGSRLLAGSGTMGSLNLGDTLDLVGRGVPGPAPDPETFALAMLPLAAKFIARGDADKATAMATMLGTTPTVEGLRTALPRIGTHETARACVTRYLDLVRAHENEGTEK; via the coding sequence ATGTCGTCGGAGGAGGTCCGCAGCAGGTTGACCGCGCTGGTCGAGGCCCGTGATCGGTGGTTGGAAGAGACAATCCCGACGGTGGAGGCGAAAGCCGTTTGGCTGATCGGCTCGCACGGTGAGGGACGTGGCGATGCCTGGAGCGATCTGGACCTCCTGGTCGTCGAAGGACGGTGCCTACTGGACGACGCGTTGCTCACCATCGAGCTGCCCGACAACGGGCCGGCCGGCGGCGGGTACGTCGGCGCGATGTACGACGTGAACGGTCTGCCGCTGTGGGTCGACTGGTACGAGTGGCCGTCGGCGGCGCCAATCCCTACAGGGTCAAGGCTTCTCGCTGGTTCGGGGACCATGGGGAGCCTGAATCTGGGCGACACCCTCGACCTCGTCGGCAGGGGAGTACCTGGACCGGCTCCCGACCCCGAAACCTTCGCCCTCGCGATGCTCCCGCTGGCCGCGAAGTTCATCGCACGCGGCGACGCGGACAAGGCGACCGCGATGGCAACCATGCTGGGCACAACGCCCACTGTGGAGGGTCTGCGCACCGCACTCCCACGCATCGGAACCCACGAGACAGCCCGCGCTTGTGTGACTCGCTACCTGGATCTCGTTCGAGCTCACGAGAACGAGGGCACGGAGAAGTAA
- a CDS encoding PadR family transcriptional regulator, with product MLELAILGFLRDEPLHGYDLRTKLAALTGHVRPIADGTLYPMIKRLEAAGLISREAQPGRVAAPRHVLTLTEAGTADLLHRLREPAEPFITDENRWFTLLAFLRHLDDPAAQAAVLRRRLTFLTQPASFFWDGDKPLRAADFDDPFRQGLFTIATATSRTELKWLRSTLADLEG from the coding sequence ATGCTGGAACTCGCGATCCTGGGATTCCTCCGCGACGAGCCGCTGCACGGGTACGACCTGCGCACGAAGCTGGCGGCGCTCACCGGGCACGTTCGGCCGATCGCGGACGGCACGCTGTACCCGATGATCAAGCGGCTCGAGGCAGCCGGCCTGATCAGCCGAGAGGCTCAGCCTGGCCGGGTGGCGGCACCGCGGCACGTGCTGACGCTCACCGAGGCCGGTACCGCGGACCTGCTGCATCGGCTCCGCGAACCGGCCGAGCCGTTCATCACGGACGAGAACCGGTGGTTCACCCTGCTCGCATTCCTGCGGCATCTCGACGATCCCGCGGCACAGGCAGCGGTACTGCGTCGCCGGCTGACGTTCCTGACCCAACCCGCGAGCTTCTTCTGGGACGGGGACAAGCCGCTCCGCGCCGCGGACTTCGACGACCCCTTCCGGCAGGGGTTGTTCACGATCGCGACCGCGACGAGCCGTACCGAGCTGAAGTGGCTGCGCTCGACCCTGGCCGACCTGGAGGGGTGA
- a CDS encoding metallopeptidase family protein yields MIEMSRAEFEVLVAEALDEVPPELAALIDNVAIFVEDDAPASDPELLGIYEGIPLTERGHYYGGVLPDRITIYRNPTLAICETMEDVVDEVNITVVHEIAHHFGIDDARLHELGYG; encoded by the coding sequence GTGATCGAGATGAGCCGGGCCGAGTTCGAGGTGCTGGTCGCGGAGGCCCTGGACGAGGTACCGCCTGAGCTGGCCGCGTTGATCGACAACGTGGCGATCTTCGTCGAGGACGACGCGCCCGCGAGCGACCCCGAGCTGCTCGGGATCTACGAGGGCATCCCACTCACCGAGCGCGGTCACTACTACGGCGGCGTACTCCCCGATCGCATCACCATCTACCGCAATCCCACGCTCGCGATCTGCGAGACCATGGAGGATGTGGTCGACGAGGTGAACATCACAGTCGTGCACGAGATCGCCCACCACTTCGGCATCGACGACGCCCGCCTGCACGAACTCGGGTACGGCTGA